In Methyloterricola oryzae, the DNA window GGGGTCGAGAGCACGTGCAGTTCCGGTTCCTTGGTCGCGGGATTGACCTGCGGAACGATCAGGTGTTCGCGGCTGACCTCCTCGGCGAGATCTACGAGGCGGCGAAATTCTCGGTCAGGTTTGGGGGCTCGGGCAGGCGTGGGTCCCGAGGCGCTGGGCGCATTCTCGATGCCATTGATCCGTTCCACGCAGATGCCGAACACGCGTTTCGCACTCCAGCCCGAGCCCGACAGGGAAAAGAGGGTTTCGATGGAGATGGGGCTGAGCAGGCTCTTGACGAAGCCTTCTCCCTGCAAGGGCGTGTAGGAGATGGTTGGCGAGGTGGTATAGGCGGCGCCCAGGCTGTACTTGATGAGGTCGCTGCCGCCGTTCAGCCCGATTTCCGACTGGTCGAGCCCTGCGCTCATGTCCAGTTTGAGGGTGGCGGTCACGTTGGCCACGTCGAGGAAGAAGGCGGGGTCGCGATAGTGCAGGCGCACCACGTTATGCACGAACTGCTCGTTCATGCTGCCGACAATGGCCTCATTGTAAAGCGGGTGAGTTCCGCGGAGCCGGTCGGGGCCAAACGAATCGCAGCCGGTCAGCAGGCCGGCTGCCGCGAGCAGGAAAACCCTCATGGCGGCGCGGCGCGTCTGTCGCATGCGGCAAAACCCCGCGAGAACGCTGAACGACTCAGTTGCTCGAATGGCTCCCACCCTGTTCCACTTGCCGCCAGAGCTTCATGAATTCCCCGGCAATCTGTTTGGCCGAGTTGGAAACATCCTTGCCCGTGGCATTTTTCTCCAGAACGAACTTGGCTGCCGCGACGTAAGGGTTCTTGGACACGATGGCGCCAGGCATTTTGCTCCCATCCTTCGACGTCCCGAAAACGGCGAACGGCGCCGCGCTATGCTGGCTTTGCAGATCGCTGACCGTAACCTGGATTTCCATCTGCGTGGAGCCTTTGCCGAACCCCATGACCGCGCGCTTGATGCGGTTGCCTTCGTCCACGTCGAGAAAAACTCCTTGGATCAGCCACCCTTGCGAAGGTCGCCCGTACTGGCCGCCGGACAGACGCACGGCGTTGACGCCCTGAGCCTGCAGTTCCTGGGTGAGGTCCTGCGCCAGGCCGCTGACGATGGTCGCGGCGCTCTGCGCGGGGTCGCCGCTGCCCAGCGGCGTGGGCATGCCATTGCCCGCCTCGGCCAGGGGCCGGTGCATGAGCCCGGGCAGCAGGCCGCGAGCGCCCTCATCGGGATGAAAGTTGGCGGAATCCAGCTGAAAGTCCGTGACATAGACCTGGCTCGGTAGCGCTTGGGGTAGTGCGGCGTGCGGGCTCTCCTGAGCGACCTCGATGCCGCCGGTGGCGCTGCGATTCAAGACGCGGCAGCCAGCTGTCGTCAATGTAAGCAGTGCCAGCAGGCAGACTGTAAATCGATAGGCGAACACTGGCGATCCGGTTCAGTTAAAGTATTTCCAGCACCTTCTCGGGGGGGCGGCCGATGACGGCCTTGCCGTCGGCAATGACGATGGGGCGCTCGATCAGGATGGGGTTGTCCACCATGGCCTGGATCAGAGCCTGGCGGGTCAGGTCCTTGCTGTCCAGGCCCAGTTCCTTGTAGATGCTTTCACCCGTGCGCATCAACTCTCGCGGTTCCATGCCAAGCAGGGCCAGAATTTCCTCCAGCCGCGCCGCGCTTGGGGCGGTCTTTAGATATTCGACCACATCCGGTGCCAGCCCTTTGTCCTGCAGGATCTGCAAAGTCGAGCGGGACTTGCTGCAACGGGGGTTGTGGTAGATGGTGATGCTCATGCGTGTCTCCGTGCCGGGTGTAGGGAATGGCCGCGTCTGCGCGATCGTCTCCCGATGCGGGCGGTGGCCCGCGCAGTAGGAGCGCGCCGGGTCGATTATAAAGCGTTCCGCCAGGGCGCTCCGCCCCAGCAGCACGCGGAACATCATGGTTTCGCGGTTGTTCAGGGTCAGTTCAATGGGCCAGGAATGCGATCCGAGGGTGATGTCGGACTGGATCACATAGCGCAGTGCGCGGTGACCGCCGGAGTCACTCACGCGGCGGCGGTCAACGACACGCGCCTCGCACTGGCAAAGACGCTTGCGGTTGCGGCGCGCCGGGTGGACTTTAAAACGGACCCAGTCATCGCCGGCGCGCTGGAAGGGCTCAAGATCGAACGCGCCCAGGGAGGAAGTGCGGGCGCCCGTATCGATCTTGGCCTGCATGGGCGGCAGTCCGAGTCCGTCCAGCCGGATCCATTCCCGCCAGCCGATGGTTATTTTGCCGGCGGGTGACAGCCCAGGGTCGTTGCTGACCGAAATCACGCGCCCGGGACCTCGGCACCACGCCTCAGACGGGAGGACGAACCTTGCTTTCGCGCTGGCGTTCGCTGGCTGCGAGC includes these proteins:
- a CDS encoding DUF4410 domain-containing protein, whose amino-acid sequence is MNRSATGGIEVAQESPHAALPQALPSQVYVTDFQLDSANFHPDEGARGLLPGLMHRPLAEAGNGMPTPLGSGDPAQSAATIVSGLAQDLTQELQAQGVNAVRLSGGQYGRPSQGWLIQGVFLDVDEGNRIKRAVMGFGKGSTQMEIQVTVSDLQSQHSAAPFAVFGTSKDGSKMPGAIVSKNPYVAAAKFVLEKNATGKDVSNSAKQIAGEFMKLWRQVEQGGSHSSN
- the arsC gene encoding arsenate reductase (glutaredoxin) (This arsenate reductase requires both glutathione and glutaredoxin to convert arsenate to arsenite, after which the efflux transporter formed by ArsA and ArsB can extrude the arsenite from the cell, providing resistance.); amino-acid sequence: MISVSNDPGLSPAGKITIGWREWIRLDGLGLPPMQAKIDTGARTSSLGAFDLEPFQRAGDDWVRFKVHPARRNRKRLCQCEARVVDRRRVSDSGGHRALRYVIQSDITLGSHSWPIELTLNNRETMMFRVLLGRSALAERFIIDPARSYCAGHRPHRETIAQTRPFPTPGTETRMSITIYHNPRCSKSRSTLQILQDKGLAPDVVEYLKTAPSAARLEEILALLGMEPRELMRTGESIYKELGLDSKDLTRQALIQAMVDNPILIERPIVIADGKAVIGRPPEKVLEIL